In a single window of the Necator americanus strain Aroian chromosome X, whole genome shotgun sequence genome:
- a CDS encoding hypothetical protein (NECATOR_CHRX.G26319.T1), with protein MFIWLLLMIFPPITITILLVVVVASFGGTIGVREMFVEMLLRIFEWGSTSSNDEVIAEIPRDPSSTSISPARVKKRHSSGDLGIIHREKSELIDSKLHSKDEPQQRQTTVSVVVDDSIDFITAGIEAIIEDQVTSRFRAEQIPSWNLLTRTRYSFQYINWKLTLLWVGGFLFRYLLLVPIRIVLFILGMTTMCGVCYLVGHIPNLRVKKFLNRHVMLVSMRIFSRSFSSIIRFHDRENRAKKGGICVANHTSPIDVMVLSCDNCYAMIGQKQGGFLGFIQNSLSRAEHHIWFERSEAADRKKVTQRLREHVQDESKLPIIIFPEGTCINNTSVMMFKKGSFEIGSTIYPIAMKYDSRLTDAFWNSSEQSYGEYLWRMMTSWAIICDVWYLPPMTREPGEDAIAFARRVKKAIAKKGGLVDLEWDGALKRERVSSKLVQLQQKLYYDRLARTTTINNITDDEMRTDVLDIMQSISEEDRNTLMKEIDEIDDDAAIIRKVTAYRQDLRNFSEAHGATVEPDSKDVL; from the exons ATGTTTATATGGTTACTTTTGATGATATTTCCCCCTATAACAATTACCATTCTACTGGTAGTTGTTGTGGCATCATTTGGAGGGACAATAGGTGTACGGGAAATGTTCGTCGAAATGTTGCTGAGAATATTTGAG TGGGGTTCCACGAGTTCAAATGACGAAGTCATCGCAGAGATTCCACGGGATCCATCTTCCACGTCAATCTCACCTGCTCGTGTGAAAAAACGGCACTCCTCTGGAGATCTTG GTATCATTCATCGCGAAAAATCTGAACTGATTGACTCCAAGCTTCATTCAAAAGATGAGCCTCAGCAGAGGCAAACCACTGTTAGTGTGGTTGTGGATGACAGCATTGATTTCATAACG GCTGGTATTGAGGCCATTATTGAGGATCAAGTTACTAGTCGTTTTCGTGCAGAGCAAATCCCATCATGGAATCTACTCACCAGGACACGATATTCCTTCCAATATATAAA CTGGAAGTTGACCTTGTTGTGGGTAGGCGGCTTCCTCTTCCGCTACCTCCTTCTCGTTCCAATACGAATAGTGTTGTTCATTCTTGGAATGACCACAATGTGTGGAGTGTGTTATCTGGTGGGACATATTCCCAACTTAAG agtcaagaaattccttaATCGGCATGTTATGCTTGTATCAATGCGGATATTTTCTCGCTCTTTCTCGAGCATTATTCGATTTCATGACAG GGAAAATCGTGCCAAAAAAGGTGGTATTTGCGTTGCTAATCATACCTCACCAATTGACGTTATGGTGTTGAGTTGTGATAACTGTTATGCTATGATTGGACAAAAACAGGGAGGATTTCTTG GgtttattcaaaattctttgagTCGTGCTGAACATCACATTTGGTTTGAAAGGAGTGAAGCTGCAGACAGGAAAAAGGTGACTCAGAG GTTAAGAGAGCATGTACAAGATGAAAGCAAACTACCAATTATAATTTTCCCTGAAGGAACATGCATTAACAATACGTCTGTGATgatgttcaaaaaaggatCATTTGAG ATTGGCAGCACAATCTATCCCATAGCGATGAAATACGACAGTCGGTTGACGGATGCATTCTGGAACAGCAGTGAACAATCCTATGGGGAGTATCTTTGGAGAATGATGACTTCATGGGCTATCATCTGTGATGTGTGGTATTTGCCTCCAATGACCAGAGAA CCGGGTGAGGATGCGATTGCATTTGCGAGGAGAGTGAAGAAGGCTATCGCCAAGAAAGGAGGCCTCGTCGATTTGGAATGGGACGGCGCTTTGAAGAGGGAACGG gTCTCCTCGAAGTTGGTACAACTGCAGCAGAAGCTTTATTACGACCGGTTAGCTAGAACGACAACCATAAATAACATTACAGATGATGAGATGCGAACAGATGTATTAGACATTATGCAG TCAATTAGCGAAGAAGACCGGAATACTTTGATgaaagaaattgatgaaattgaTGACGACGCAGCCATCATTCGAAAG GTTACCGCTTATAGACAAGACTTACGAAATTTCTCTGAAGCTCATGGAGCAACAGTAGAACCAGATTCGAAAGATGTCTTATAA
- a CDS encoding hypothetical protein (NECATOR_CHRX.G26318.T1) gives MNTSHTLHDFVDSIICTSSPSIFKTEPEAVLCICRFVFTDYLSWNDLLRIQHDSTVDVICPVLLTILQTLGSANMSAGSCGQQKIRCLLVEEDVIDRPYLSRVETMWGMHYFLEEWDQDLAIIRCHPTTDAITIVGLFK, from the exons ATGAATACTTCTCATACACTACACGATTTTGTGGATTCAATCATCTGCACCAGTTCACCTTCTATATTCAAGACGGAACCAGAAGCAGTGTTGTGCATTTGCAGATTCGTATTCACCGATTACCTGTCTTGGAATGATTTGCTTCGGATTCAACACGACAGCACTGTAGACGTTATTTG TCCAGTGTTGTTAACAATATTACAAACGCTGGGCTCTGCTAATATGAGTGCCGGTAGCTGTGGACAACAAAAAATCCGTTGTTTACTAGTAGAAG AGGATGTGATCGACCGACCCTATCTATCTCGTGTAGAAACAATGTGGGGGATGCACTATTTCCTTGAAGAGTGGGATCAAGATCTCGCCATCATCAGAT GTCACCCCACAACGGATGCGATAACAATAGTGGGGTTATTCAAATGA
- a CDS encoding hypothetical protein (NECATOR_CHRX.G26317.T1): MFGCLFLLVGPLVTFVVLLVITVASFGGSLGIRELYVGILLRIFEWGSKISHNYNLDEPSEDSPSPTSPARIRKRHSSGDLGIIEREKSERMDSKLHSTGEPEQRRTTVSVVVDDSIEFITAGIEAVIEDLVTSRFRAEQLTSWNLLTRTRYSFQYINWKLSLLWAAGFLFRYLIIVPIRIMLFLLGMTTMCGICYMVGHIPNAKVKKFLNRQVMLASMRVLCRSFSSIVRFHDRENRAKKGGICVANHTSPVDIMILSCDNCYAMVGQKQGGILGFIQDTLSRAEDHIWFERSEAGDRKKVTQKLREHVEDENKLPIIIFPEGTCINNTSVMMFKKGSFEIGSTIYPIAMKYDSRLSDPFWNSSAQSYGEYLWRMMTSWATICDVWYLPPMTRKEGEDAIAFARRVKKAIAKKGGLVDLEWDGALKRARVSDKLIKLQQKLYYDRLTRTTSINDMVDEAMKSDALEVIQSIDDENRNELLNQIHETDDDAVIIRKVSAYKQDMRRFSEARLPTVEPSWKV, translated from the exons ATGTTTGGATGCTTATTCTTACTAGTGGGACCACTGGTAACGTTTGTCGTATTGCTAGTGATTACTGTGGCATCGTTTGGAGGATCATTGGGGATACGTGAATTGTACGTCGGAATATTGCTACGCATATTTGAG tGGGGATCTAAAATCTCCCACAACTACAACTTAGATGAGCCTTCAGAAGACTCGCCATCCCCTACCTCTCCTGCACGAATAAGAAAACGACATTCATCTGGAGATCTTG GCATTATTGAACGCGAAAAATCGGAACGGATGGACTCCAAACTCCATTCTACGGGTGAACCTGAACAGCGGAGAACCACCGTTAGCGTAGTTGTAGATGACAGTATCGAGTTTATAACG GCTGGAATTGAAGCCGTTATCGAGGATCTTGTGACGAGTCGTTTCCGGGCAGAGCAGCTCACATCGTGGAATCTTCTTACCAGGACACGATATTCCTTCCAGTACATAAA CTGGAAGCTATCCTTGCTATGGGCAGCTGGTTTCCTATTCCGCTACCTTATTATTGTTCCTATTCGAATAATGTTGTTTCTTCTTGGAATGACCACTATGTGCGGGATCTGTTACATGGTAGGGCATATTCCTAATGCAAA AGTCAAGAAGTTCCTCAATCGACAAGTTATGCTTGCGTCAATGCGTGTTTTATGCCGTTCATTCTCAAGCATAGTTCGTTTCCACGATAG GGAAAATCGTGCTAAAAAAGGAGGTATTTGTGTTGCAAACCATACCTCACCAGTTGACATTATGATTCTAAGTTGTGACAACTGCTATGCAATGGTTGGACAGAAACAAGGAGGAATTCTCG GGTTCATCCAAGACACGTTAAGCCGTGCTGAAGACCATATTTGGTTCGAAAGAAGTGAAGCTGGGGACAGGAAAAAAGTAACTCAGAA ATTACGAGAACATGTAGAGGACGAGAACAAGCTGCCCATAATCATCTTCCCTGAGGGTACCTGCATTAATAATACATCGGTTATGATGTTCAAAAAGGGATCATTTGAG ATTGGCAGCACGATCTATCCTATAGCGATGAAATACGACAGCCGGTTATCAGACCCGTTCTGGAATAGCAGCGCACAATCGTACGGCGAATATCTGTGGAGGATGATGACGTCATGGGCAACCATTTGTGATGTATGGTATCTGCCTCCAATGACCAGAAAG GAAGGTGAAGATGCGATTGCGTTTGCCAGAAGAGTGAAAAAGGCTATTGCCAAAAAAGGTGGACTAGTTGATCTCGAATGGGATGGCGCTCTTAAGAGAGCACGG GTTTCCGATAAGTTGATAAAACTACAACAGAAGCTTTATTACGATCGATTGACTAGAACAACATCAATAAATGACATGGTTGATGAAGCTATGAAGTCAGACGCGTTAGAAGTTATACAG TCGATTGACGATGAAAATCGTAATGAGCTGTTGAATCAAATACACGAAACTGACGACGACGCTGTCATCATTCGAAAG gtTAGTGCATACAAACAAGACATGCGAAGATTCTCCGAAGCGCGTTTACCGACAGTAGAACCATCATGGAAGGTCTGA